In Tamandua tetradactyla isolate mTamTet1 chromosome 7, mTamTet1.pri, whole genome shotgun sequence, the following are encoded in one genomic region:
- the DENND6B gene encoding protein DENND6B isoform X6: MDALLGAGPRRARGGLGTAPPEPGHAAAPPPWARFSAWLECVCVVTFDLELGQALELVYPSDSRLTDKEKSSICYLSFPDSHSGGLGDTQFSFRIRQSGGQRGPWPAEDQLYNRAAPESLQRESAHYFGYVYFRQVKDSSVKRGYFQKSLVLVSRLPFVRLFQALLSIIAPEYFDKLVPCLEAVCSEIDQWPAPAPGKTLNLPVMGVVVQVYVPSRADKLEASALKPCSLEKLLPAPMVLASIHEPDLFRCFQPVLMHVQMLWELVLLGEPLVVLAPSPAVSSEIVLALTSLLQPLRFCSDYRPYFTVHDSEFKELMTRTRAPTGPTFSEWGSPECQVRLAGASPTLSHEGRWQLPGGTAALSPTWHVVGDFPKQVKLKKPSRLKTLDTKPGLLPPSTPSLTRSCPPSPSQPQIGSAVELSPLTVGCSWLGGLLAFRPGRLGHEVTGALDALLPRGGAAGQWGARPPRTRQLALCPGLYTSYSAHLSRDKALLKRLLKEHYMTSLMPLRRSVEPWKDDFLRSLEHAGPGLTCIIKGDWLGLYRRFFKSPHFDGWYRQRHKEMAQQLEALHLQAICEADLEAWMKDKSEVEVVDLVLKLREKLVRAQGHQLPVKEEILRLAQLYLEKVMSSLPKNLQAVLSLP; the protein is encoded by the exons ATGGACGCGCTGCTGGGCGCCGGGCCTCGCCGCGCTCGTGGCGGCTTGGGCACAGCGCCCCCCGAGCCGGGCCATGCGGCAGCCCCACCACCCTGGGCGCGCTTCTCGGCCTGGCTGGAGTGCGTGTGCGTAGTCACCTTCGACCTGGAGCTGGGCCAGGCGCTAGAG cTGGTGTACCCAAGCGACTCCAGGCTCACGGACAAGGAG AAAAGCAGCATCTGTTACCTGTCCTTCCCTGACTCCCACTCAG GCGGCCTCGGGGACACGCAGTTCAGCTTCCGCATCCGCCAGTCGGGAGGGCAGAGGGGCCCCTGGCCTGCTGAGGACCAGCTCTACAACCGGGCAGCCCCCGAGTCACTGCAG AGAGAGTCAGCCCACTACTTTGGCTATGTGTACTTCAGACAGGTGAAGGACAGCTCGGTGAAGAGGGGCTACTTCCAGAAG TCCCTGGTGCTGGTCTCCCGCCTGCCGTTCGTCCGGCTGTTCCAGGCCCTGCTGAGCATCATCGCCCCTGAGTACTTCGACAAGCTGGTACCCTGCCTGGAGGCTG TGTGCAGCGAGATTGACCAATGGCCAGCACCTGCGCCTGGGAAGACCCTGAACCTGCCTGTCATGGGGGTTGTTGTCCAG GTGTATGTTCCCTCCAGGGCGGACAAACTGGAGGCCAGCGCCTTGAAACCATGCAGCCTTGAG AAGCTGTTGCCAGCCCCCATGGTCCTCGCCAGCATCCATGAGCCAGACCTGTTCAG GTGCTTCCAGCCAGTGCTGATGCACGTACAGATGCTGTGGGAGCTCGTGCTACTCGGGGAGCCCCTGGTGGTCCTGGCACCCTCACCAGCCGTGTCCTCAGAGATTGTGCTGGCTCTGACCAG CCTCCTGCAGCCCTTGCGATTCTGCTCTGACTATCGCCCCTACTTCACCGTCCACGACAGTGAGTTCAAGGAGCTCATGACCCGCACACGTGCCCC CACTGGCCCCACATTCTCCGAGTGGGGGAGCCCAGAATGTCAGGTGAGGTTGGCCggggcctcccccaccctcaGCCATGAGGGGAGATGGCAGCTCCCTGGGGGTACTGCAGCACTGAGCCCCACCTGGCATGTCGTAGGGGACTTTCCTAAACAGGTCAAGCTGAAGAAGCCTTCGCGGCTTAAGACCCTGGACACCAAGCCAGGTCTGTTGCCCCCCTCCACCCCATCCCTCACCCGCAGCTGCCCACCTTCCCCTTCCCAACCTCAAATTGGGTCTGCAGTGGAGCTCAGCCCTCTCACCGTAGGGTGTTCTTGGCTCGGTGGCCTCTTGGCTTTCAGGCCAGGAAGGTTGGGTCATGAAGTTACAGGCGCATTAGATGCCCTGTTACCCAGGGGAGGGGCTGCCGGGCAGTGGGGAGCCAGGCCGCCCCGGACCAGGCAGCTCGCCCTCTGCCCAGGCCTCTACACGTCGTACTCAGCGCACCTCAGCCGGGACAAGGCACTGCTGAAGCGGCTGCTAAAG GAACACTACATGACTAGCCTCATGCCTCTGCGGAGGAGCGTGGAGCCCTGGAAG GATGACTTTCTGCGCAGCCTGGAGCACGCAGGACCCGGGCTCACCTGCATCATCAAGGGTGACTGGCTGGGCCTCTACAG GCGTTTTTTCAAGTCCCCCCACTTTGACGGCTGGTACCGTCAGCGGCACAAGGAGATGGCCCAGCAGCTGGAGGCGCTGCACCTCCAGGCTATATGCGAGGCG GACCTCGAGGCTTGGATGAAGGACAAGTccgaggtggaggtggtggaccTGGTCCTGAAACTCCGGGAAAAACTG GTGCGGGCCCAGGGCCACCAGCTCCCGGTGAAAGAAGAGATACTGCGGCTAGCACAGCTGTACCTGGAGAAGGTCATGAGCTCTCTTCCTAAGAACCTGCAGGCCGTGTTGAGCCTCCCCTGA